The Pseudomonas eucalypticola genome has a window encoding:
- the nuoN gene encoding NADH-quinone oxidoreductase subunit NuoN, with product MDLTLQHFIALAPLLITSLTVVVVMLAIAWRRNHSQTFLLSVAGLNLALLSVLPALKVSPISVTSLIQIDHFACLYIALILVATLACVTLAHAYLGDGGSGYPGNREELYLLILMASAGGMVLVSAQHLSSLFIGLELLSVPVYGLIAYAFFNKRSLEAGIKYMVLSAAGSAFLLFGMALLYADAGSLQFAEIGRALAATGKPTSLASLGLAMMFVGLAFKLSLVPFHLWTPDVYEGAPAPVAAFLATASKVAVFAVVVRLFQLSPAASSGVLTTVLEVIAVASILIGNLLAVTQTNLKRLLGFSSIAHFGYLLIALVASKGLALEAIGVYLVTYVITSLGAFGVITLMSSPYNGRDADALYEYRGLFWRRPYLTAVLTVMMLSLAGIPLTAGFIGKFYIIATGVQSQLWWLTGSLVIGSAIGVFYYLRVMVTLYLIEPNLRRHDAPFNWEQRTGGVMLLAIALLAFALGIYPQPLLDLVQHAGFQLIG from the coding sequence ATGGACCTGACCCTTCAACACTTTATCGCGCTTGCACCGCTGCTGATCACCAGCCTCACCGTCGTGGTGGTAATGCTGGCGATCGCCTGGCGGCGCAATCACTCGCAAACCTTCCTGCTGTCGGTGGCGGGGCTGAACCTGGCCCTGTTGTCGGTGCTGCCGGCCCTCAAGGTGTCGCCCATCAGCGTCACCTCGCTGATCCAGATCGACCATTTCGCCTGCCTGTACATTGCCCTGATCCTGGTCGCCACCCTGGCGTGCGTGACCCTGGCCCACGCCTACCTGGGCGACGGTGGCTCGGGCTACCCGGGCAACCGCGAAGAACTGTACCTGCTGATCCTGATGGCTTCGGCCGGTGGCATGGTACTGGTCAGCGCGCAGCACCTGTCGAGCCTGTTCATCGGCCTGGAGCTGCTGTCGGTGCCGGTGTATGGCCTGATCGCCTACGCCTTCTTCAACAAGCGGTCGCTGGAAGCGGGTATCAAGTACATGGTGCTGTCGGCCGCTGGTTCGGCGTTCCTGCTGTTCGGCATGGCCTTGCTCTACGCTGACGCCGGCAGCCTGCAGTTCGCCGAAATCGGCCGCGCCCTGGCCGCCACCGGCAAGCCCACCAGCCTGGCCTCCCTGGGCCTGGCGATGATGTTCGTGGGCCTGGCGTTCAAGCTGTCGCTGGTGCCCTTCCACCTGTGGACGCCGGACGTCTACGAAGGCGCCCCTGCGCCGGTGGCGGCCTTCCTGGCCACCGCCAGCAAGGTAGCGGTGTTCGCGGTCGTCGTGCGTCTGTTCCAACTGTCGCCAGCGGCCAGCAGCGGTGTGCTGACCACCGTGCTGGAGGTCATTGCCGTGGCGTCGATCCTGATCGGCAACCTGTTGGCCGTGACCCAGACCAACCTCAAGCGCCTGCTGGGCTTTTCCTCCATCGCCCACTTCGGCTACCTGCTGATTGCCCTGGTGGCCAGCAAGGGCCTGGCGCTGGAAGCCATCGGTGTGTACCTGGTGACCTACGTGATCACCAGCCTGGGCGCCTTTGGCGTGATCACCCTGATGTCCTCGCCCTACAACGGCCGTGATGCCGACGCCCTGTACGAATACCGCGGCCTGTTCTGGCGCCGTCCGTACCTGACGGCAGTGCTGACCGTGATGATGCTGTCGCTGGCGGGTATTCCGCTGACCGCCGGCTTCATCGGCAAGTTCTACATCATCGCCACTGGCGTGCAATCGCAACTGTGGTGGCTGACCGGCTCGCTGGTGATCGGTAGCGCCATCGGCGTGTTCTACTACCTGCGCGTGATGGTGACCCTGTACCTGATCGAACCGAACCTGCGTCGCCACGATGCACCGTTCAACTGGGAACAGCGTACCGGCGGCGTGATGCTGCTGGCCATCGCCCTGCTGGCGTTCGCCCTGGGTATCTACCCGCAACCGCTGCTGGACCTGGTGCAGCATGCCGGGTTTCAACTGATCGGCTGA